A window of Pseudophryne corroboree isolate aPseCor3 chromosome 1, aPseCor3.hap2, whole genome shotgun sequence genomic DNA:
TTGTactgaaaaaaagcaattgtttgaaCATTTTATGTCTAACAAAGCAGAGCTCTTTTGAACTTCATTTGTAGTCTTCAAAACTCATAAAATATTTGTATGTAAAATATATATCTATAGGTATATAAAATAAACAATTGCAGATTCAGAACCAAATGCTCCTTCATTATTCCTTAGAGTTCAGGATTATGGCACCCATATCATTAGTTATATATTGTGTGCAAAACAATAGAGGCATCCATGTGTGGAGAGCACATCAACATCTACAGCAGGTCAGAGTCACAAGGCAGAGAGCTCAGCTGACTTGCAGGCCTGCCATAACGATTAGAGTGCTCCCCTGCGGTCACATCCATGGGGTTGGTGTAAGATCTAGGGAAATCCGCCACTGAATTGGTTCTTCTACTCCCATCCCCATGCTGGTAGTTATCATTGCCTATGCTGTAGCCAAATGTATCCTGGTAACGGTCCACGTGGGGAGAGTTAGTATTGATGTGGCTGATATGGCTGGGGTTTGTGATTTTGTTGGAGGTTTGCTTTTTGCTATAGTACATAGAGGATGTGGTTTTGCCCTGGGTTTTTATGCATTTCTTGCAGGGATTCACAAAGCAGAGCATAAGTGAGAATCCTGCTATAATCTCAAAGCAACTGCCCAGGTACCCCAGCACTAGAGCATAACCTGCTGTGATAGTTTCCCCAGAGTCAGTGGACAACATGTTGTACATCTGGGAGGTATACCAAGAGACAGGGATCAAGCTGAGAATTCCTGAGATGAAGATCACCACACCGCCAAATCCTGACACAAGGAAATTGGGTATATCCTCCCAACAGCGCACACCCCATGAGGCCAATGCAATGCCCAGCCCAGTGACAATCAGCGAGGTAATCATTAATCCCTGGGCAACCTGTACTACTTTTAGACTGAAGTAATTGGTGTTGCTCAGCCCACACTGTAGATTCTGATTAGTGACCGTCACTTGGCATATATCCCATAATCCTTGAGTCTGTACTACGTCAGTAGGTTTATCAGTCAAACCACTCAGTGATCGCCAGTTTGGGGCCACAGTAGAAGTGAGGTTCAACACCAACCCGCATGGAGCCAGAACCATGCCAACGATCATCGCTGCTGGGGTCCGCATGGTCTTTTTTTAAATCCAAATCAGAGAACTGT
This region includes:
- the CLDN23 gene encoding claudin-23; translated protein: MRTPAAMIVGMVLAPCGLVLNLTSTVAPNWRSLSGLTDKPTDVVQTQGLWDICQVTVTNQNLQCGLSNTNYFSLKVVQVAQGLMITSLIVTGLGIALASWGVRCWEDIPNFLVSGFGGVVIFISGILSLIPVSWYTSQMYNMLSTDSGETITAGYALVLGYLGSCFEIIAGFSLMLCFVNPCKKCIKTQGKTTSSMYYSKKQTSNKITNPSHISHINTNSPHVDRYQDTFGYSIGNDNYQHGDGSRRTNSVADFPRSYTNPMDVTAGEHSNRYGRPASQLSSLPCDSDLL